In Mytilus trossulus isolate FHL-02 chromosome 6, PNRI_Mtr1.1.1.hap1, whole genome shotgun sequence, a single window of DNA contains:
- the LOC134723319 gene encoding C-C chemokine receptor type 3-like — protein sequence MSFNIIDRDMTNVTNTSLRNITELPNNGSLLLIGISNEYELVSDDMPSAHELEIVLTTWVPPILIVLGSIGNILTLLIMRRPPFCHYAISFYITAYAVSSLLAIYLFLGSEWIAFLAHAKTIDDQTDWLCRLWQFISRAITYSSIWFVVAMTIDRYIIIWQAKHVSSMCTLFMAKFVAVIIMVGLVVISIHAMWLHELMMGKCYFFHNEDLHAIIWPWVSASFYSYIPLTLIFIFDVSILTGLCLKRPTKGRHHEQLPMVLTYTTLGLSMMYFVFVIPPTVINVVVRTYPPSWLEDFKFMTQLKKASIISHYMAWVNTVTVFYVCLFFSRTFRLELVAFHRDLMEKFRSYWCIQQRRRIYELHVGSNSSAATQVETVDMCTETTPL from the coding sequence ATGTCATTTAACATCATTGACAGAGATATGACCAATGTTACCAACACCAGCTTACGTAATATTACTGAACTACCGAACAACGGAAGTCTGTTGTTAATTGGAATATCTAATGAGTATGAACTAGTGTCCGATGACATGCCTTCAGCACACGAATTAGAAATAGTTTTAACCACCTGGGTGCCTCCTATCCTTATTGTTCTGGGATCTATTGGTAATATATTGACTTTACTTATAATGAGGAGGCCTCCGTTTTGTCATTACGCAATAAGTTTTTACATTACTGCCTATGCTGTTTCAAGTCTGTTGGCAATCTATCTGTTTTTAGGCTCAGAATGGATAGCTTTTTTGGCCCATGCTAAGACTATAGACGACCAAACAGACTGGTTGTGCCGCTTGTGGCAGTTTATCAGCCGAGCTATTACATATTCAAGCATATGGTTCGTAGTTGCCATGACAATTGATCGCTATATCATTATCTGGCAGGCCAAACATGTATCGAGCATGTGTACACTGTTCATGGCCAAGTTTGTGGCAGTGATTATAATGGTTGGTCTGGTGGTAATAAGCATTCATGCCATGTGGCTTCACGAACTGATGATGGGTAAATGTTACTTCTTTCACAATGAAGATCTACATGCTATTATATGGCCTTGGGTATCAGCTAGTTTCTACTCGTACATCCCATTAacacttatatttatatttgatgtgtcaATCTTGACGGGACTGTGCCTAAAACGTCCCACAAAAGGACGACATCATGAACAGTTACCAATGGTACTGACGTACACAACCCTGGGATTATCAATGATGtattttgtgtttgttattCCTCCTACCGTGATAAACGTTGTCGTCAGAACATATCCTCCATCTTGGTTAGAAGATTTCAAATTCATGACACAATTGAAGAAAGCTAGTATAATTAGCCATTATATGGCTTGGGTAAATACAGTTACTGTCTTTTATGTCTGCCTTTTCTTTTCAAGAACATTTCGTCTGGAGTTGGTAGCTTTTCATCGTGATTTAATGGAGAAATTTCGCTCATACTGGTGTATACAACAAAGGAGAAGGATATATGAACTCCATGTTGGATCAAATAGCAGTGCCGCTACCCAAGTTGAAACTGTTGATATGTGCACAGAAACCACACCTCTAtaa